CGGATTTTTAGTAAATCGTGCCTGGCCCCTGACATTATCAGATAACTACTATCGGGTAATAAAATATGTACGAACGACTATTACTGCCGGGTGGCATGAGACCACAGTCCATACTGCAGTTCGACCAAAGTTCGTCCACAGGTCGCGTGCCCGTTTAGTGTGTTGTCTTGAGTAAATGCCTTCTGGACGGAGTAGCCAAAGGTGAGAGGCACGTGTTGGTATTGTTCCTCATCAACAGCTACCCAGAAAAACCGCTATGGCTTATTCTCGATGCATGAACAAGCAGGTGGGTGACTCGAGCTTAGCCCcgtccttccttcttccctctcgtTGCTCCACGTATAATATTATAACAGGTGCAGAATGAAAGCCGGTCAGCGTAAACGCGAAAACAATTGCCGGTAACCGGGAACCTCACATTTACATTCAACATTTCAGCTTTTACGGCCGCAATCGGCCGACTGTCGGTAACctgtcttcttttctttacTTCTCTTCGCCCGCATGTAACTTCCATTCCGACAACTTCAAAAAGTCGCCGCACATCATCTAAAAGACTAATACTTGGTGCCTATCTGATAACTGGAATATTACTCCTAAATCGGCCGTTATCTGCCGAGCGCAGCAGTGTTCGATACCTTAGTAGTTGATCTTCGCAAGGATTTGTGAGACAGAATCAGGTTTGCgccattttcttttggATACGAAATCTCATGGAAATAGTACGTGAACAGGCTACATTATAAACTGATGAAAAGACCTTctcaaagaaaaaaactgCTTTTAAGCGCTCATTTGTCCTTCATCTGGCTGTTTTCACTCTTGCTTGTCTTTCCTCTAGCTATACTTCAATCGATCAAAGCAGTTTTTCGTGTAGTCACAATGCTGAGCCTCACTCATATCCTTCCTTTGGCATTAGCTGCTGCTTCTGGAGCCTCGGCTTCCCCCACCACTATCCAAAAAAGAGACATCAGCTACCCGGGTGTTCTTGGATTTTTGGTGAGAAACAGATCGAACGATCAGGTTCTGGAAAAATGTTAACTGACGTCGGCGGAAGGAACCTACACCACGAGGATGGGATTACTCCACAATGGGTACCTCCCCGTGTGGTGGCTTCACCACCGTCAACCAAACTTACTACGGCCTTAGTAAGTAATCTGGTTGGTCCAAGCAGTTCTTAAGTACCGATACATGTCTCATAGGTACTGGTATGGAGTTCCAGGTCTCCAACGATGTCAGCAACGTCGTTATTTCCTACTCCACATCATCTGATATGTCCAATGCGGTCACTTTGGCCACTATTGAATCGGCGACCGCTGGTACTATGTGTTTGGATGGCGAAAATCTTTTCGGTTTGTCGGCCTTGTTATTCCTTGTGATTATTTCCAACTTACGCAttgcagaggatgagggcTTTAATTTCGGCGACGACATCACATTGCAAGTTTTCTATCACGACGAAGTTACCGGTAAGTGCTGCTTGATGACTAGCTTAGGGAATAGTATCTCTAAAATGATTGTTTCCTGCAGAACAAGATGGTTACCAATGTGCCGATATCTCTTTCACTTCCGATCATGTCATGAGCGTTACCTGCTCCAACACCTCTACCAGTATGTTTGATCCTAAAACTGTCAGTTGCCAGAACTGACTGTCATCTTAGTCATCACCAAAAACGGTGGCtcttctacttcttctGATTCTACCACCACCGTCACCGTCACCGCCAAGTCTGGTAAAGTCACTCCCGTAAGCCTTGCTTTTCCTCCGGCCAAGCCGATCCAAATTCATGCCTTGCTAATACAGGTTCTCAATAGCTCCAAGCTGGTTGGATTGGAGCCTGTGTTACTATTGCCGTTTTCGGCTTTGCTCTCCTTGCTCTCTGGTACTTTGGTGCGATCTTTTTCTCCCGTAATGCCCTCCGACGATCCGAAATTCAACTTGGTAGCCACCGAATGGCTGAACACTCTTTGGACGACATTTCCGTACGCTACCTGCCAGAAAACGTCCCCAAGCAAATTGCTGACAGCTAGCTAGCTGCACCGGCGAACGACTGTTGACCACAAAACCCCTCTTTAACTTATaagcaaaagaagggaatCTTTATTGTTTAGGGAGTATGTTGGAGTGACGAGAAAGCACATGTTCGCATAATAGTATAATATTTTTTCATCCTATCATTTCTTAATACACATTATTGGATGCAGGTTAGTGTTGGCATACCCGAACGCACTATCTCCAATTAACACTCATTAGCCCGTTTAAATTTTGAGAATCATCACTCTACATAGAACATAATTATCCAACAATTTTCCTGCTATGCTACTATGTATGAATCGTACCTTACTGAACAACATGACCGAAATCTCTTGTTTTGTACACATGTTTCAACCGCTCCTCTCCCATACACGATTACGACAGCCAATCAACGTCCGTTACCGAACCGCTGTAACCATCTTGAgccccttcctccttccctttgaGCGCCCGCGctcgatgacgatgacCCATTTGCACCTGGACGATGAGACAAATTCGGGACTTGAGTCATAGGTTCTTCAGCAATATGCGTACGCGCCATCCCGACTTCTGCATCTGATGCTGGTGGTAGCCGGCCCTCCCTCGACCAATATGATGCGAACTCATTAGCATATGAGGGAGACACATTATACGAGTCTGACGGCACTCTAGGTCCAGACGGTCTATCCCGTCTACTCGGCGCATCTGGGCCTCGGCTGCGCTCAGATAAAACTTGATGTGGAATGAACGGGAACCTATCCCCGTTCGAGCTCATGCTGGACGATCTAGAAGATTCCTGAGACGGGGGTACGAGGTAATCCAAATGGGTAGGCAAGGTAGTACCACCATAGGCAAAGCGATTATGTAAGCTAGGACTTGAGCTGATATTGAAATATGATGGAGCGGCGGATGTCGGGTTGGGAGTGAGCCTAGCAGATGACGAAGACGTGAAAGTGGGAGGTGAGGTAGACGTCGACGCGATAGGGAAGGGAGCGCCTTCACCAGGTTGGACGCTTTGATATTGGATCGATGCGGTGAGAATGTGCGGTGGTTGAGGTCGAGACATAGGGGTGGGAGAGATAGGGGATGGAGCGTCTTCCCAAACATCATTCAGATTCGACAATGACTGCCTATACACAAGATTGCTGTGTTGAGCAACGCTGTTTGAAATTGATGAATGATCGGGGGTGGGTGCAGCCCTGGGGATGGTCAGGGATGAGGTACTGGAAGCCGCACCGTCATGGCCCGAATCTTCAGAGGTGTCAACTTCCATTGAGGGGAGATAGTGGTTATTGAGATAATCGCGAAGGTCGACAACTCTTGAGCCGGAGAAGACGCAGAATGCAGCCCGTTGATGATCGTTGAAGAACTAACGTGGAAATGAGCTTGATAATGAAAGCATATCTTTAAAGGATACTCACATCTGGGGGTGGACGGCAGAATTCCTGGAGTT
The Cryptococcus neoformans var. neoformans JEC21 chromosome 8 sequence genome window above contains:
- a CDS encoding expressed protein, which produces MLSLTHILPLALAAASGASASPTTIQKRDISYPGVLGFLEPTPRGWDYSTMGTSPCGGFTTVNQTYYGLSTGMEFQVSNDVSNVVISYSTSSDMSNAVTLATIESATAGTMCLDGENLFEDEGFNFGDDITLQVFYHDEVTEQDGYQCADISFTSDHVMSVTCSNTSTIITKNGGSSTSSDSTTTVTVTAKSGKVTPLQAGWIGACVTIAVFGFALLALWYFGAIFFSRNALRRSEIQLGSHRMAEHSLDDISLHRRTTVDHKTPL